In Corynebacterium aquilae DSM 44791, the genomic stretch GGGCGCTTCCAAGGACGACGCTGAGGCTGCTAAGACCAAGCTGGAAGAAGCTGGCGCTAAGGTCTCCCTCAAGTAAGTCTTTCGACTTTCTTTCGATTACCCCCACTCCCGCCCGGGAGCTGGGGGTTTTCCCGTCGTGGGAGGTGCTCGGCGAGTTTTCCTCGAGGCCTTAAAAAACTCGGCGAAGCTAATACTTTGGTGTTCGGTGGGGCTAGGGGCCTTTGGGCCGTGGTTGCAAAGCTCTCAAGGGTTTACACGTAAGCCACGTAAATTGGGGCGGAAAACCCGGCATCGCAGGAAAGCCATATTCAGCGCTTAGCCGGCGTTATTGGTAGCTCCCATGGGGATGTGGGGGCTTTGCCGGCCAAGCGCTTGCTGAAGCGGGTGGCTTAACTGGTCTTGCGATGTTGTCGGGGCCAAGTATTCGCCTGAGTAGCTATCGCCACCTCGCCACCTCGCCATCTAGTCGGCGATAGTGTCGATCTCCACGTGGGCTTCCATGGCCTTGTGGACGGGGCACTTGTCGGCGATGGTGAGCAGCTTTTCGCGCTGCGCATCGTCAAGGTGATCTGCGAAGGTGATAGTGCGGGTGAAGGTGGTGTTGCCCGGCTTGGTATCCACGGTGACGTTGACTCGGGTGTCGCCGAGTTCGAATCCCTTGCGGCGGGCGTACATGCGCATCGTCATGGAGGTACATCCGGCCAGTCCGGCGAGCATCATGTCAAAGGGGTTGGGACCTAGATCCTTGGCGCCGGGCACACTGGTGGGCTCGTCGAGTATGAAGCTGTGGGTGCTGGTGGCAATGGTGGTGGCGAAGTCGGAGGCGTCCTCCATGATGGCGGTGACTCCATCGGTGGGGTGGTCGATCTCGTTGTCTTCGTCTTCGGGGATTTCGATGTAGCGGCTGGCCCACGTTGCGATGACGTCTGCGGCGTAGGCGGCGTGGCCACGCTTGGTGAGTAGGTGGTCGGCGTCGTCGAGAGCGATGAAGCTCTTGGGCATGGGGGCAGCGCGGTAGATGCCTTGGGCGTTGTGGATGTCGACGAGTTCGTCGATGGGGGAGTGCATGACCAGAACCGGAACGGGGAGGTTCTCGATGCGTTGCTTTTGAGGGGTGCCGCAGATGTCGTCGAGGAAGTCCTGGGAGATGGTGACGGTTTTGCCGCCGATCTTGACGTCGGATTCGCCGTTGTCGCGGATGGTTTGGATGTCGTCGGCGAACAGTTTGGTGACGTGGCCTGGTTCGTAGGGGGCTGCGATGGAGACTACGGCTTTGAGGCCTTCGACGCTGCCGGCGGTGGCCAGGGCTGCGGCCCCGCCGAGGGAGTGGCCGATGAGTAATTCGGGTTGGCCGTGGTTTTTTCCTAGCCAGGAGATGGCGTCTTGGAGGTTTGTGCGGTTGGTGTGGAAGGTGGTGTCTTTGAAGTCCCCTTCGGATCCACCGAGTCCTGCGAAGTCGAAGCGCAAGACTCCGAAGCCGTGTTGGGCCAGCCGGCGGCTGATGCGGGTGGCGGCGGGGGATTTGGCGGAGCAGGCGAAGCAGTGCGCGAAGACCGCCCAGCTGGTGGGGGCGGTGTCGGGGAGTTCGAGGTAGGCGGCGAGGGTGTTGCCGTCACGAGTGGGGATTTCAACGGTTGTGGTTGCCATGTTTGTGTTCAACGTCTTTTTCGTTGATCTATTCCCGGCTGCTGGTGTTTTACCTGATAGGTGGCGTGTTAGTGCTGGTTGTGGTGGCGGGTGGGGATGATGGCGAATTCTGGGGTGGTCACCACGGTGGTGTGTGCGTCGTAGGTTTGTTTGATTTGTTGTGCGGTCAGTGTGGTGTGGGCGGGGCCGTGGTTGGTGATTTCTCCGTTGTCGATGAGCCATACGTGGTCGCCGTATTGTCCGGCGAGGGTGAGGTCGTGAATGGCGGCGACGACGGTGATGCCCGTGGTGGTGCGGATGTCGTCGATGAGGCTGAGTGCTTGTTGGGCTTTGCCGATGTCGAGGGCGCTGGTGGGCTCGTCGAGTAGTAGTACGGGTGCTTGGGTGGCTAGTGCCCGGCCGAGGGTGGCGCGTTGGAGTTCCCCGCCGGATATGTGGGTGATGTTTTTGGTGGCCAGTGTGTTAAGGCCGAGTTGGTGGAGGATGTCGTCGACGATGCGGTGGTCGGTGTGGCTGGGGTTGGCGAGGAGTTTGAGGTGTGGGGTGCGTCCGAGGAGGACGTAGTCGCGCACGCTCATTCCGTCGGGCAGTTGGGGGCGTTGTGGGCACAGGGCGATGGATTGTGCGGTTTTGGCGCGTTTGGCTTGGCGTGGGTCGATATCGCCGACGGTGAGTTCGCCGGTGGAGGGGATGAGTCCGGCTAGTGCTTTGAGCAGGGTGGTTTTGCCGGCGCCGTTGGGCCCTATGAGCATGTGCCAGCTGCCCGTGGGGATGTCGAGGTTGATGCCTGTGAGGTGTCGGGTGGCGAGGTTGCGGGTGGTGATCATGTGTTTTTCCTGGCGAGGAGCAGCATGAAGAAGGGGGCGCCGATGAAGGCGGTGATGACGCCGATGGGCAGTTCCGCGGGGGATAGGAGGGTGCGGGCGAGCACGTCGGTGGCGACGAGGAAGGTGGCCCCATAGATGGCGGATAGGGGGATGAGTAGCCGGTAGTCGGTGGTGATGGCGCGGCGGATGGCGTGGGGGATGATGATGCCGACGAAGCCGATGAGTCCGCTGTGGGCTACGGCGGTGGCGGTGGCTAGGGTGGCGGCGGCTAGTAGGGCGGCGCGGATGTGGGCGGGGTTGACGCCGAGGCTGGTGGCTTCTTCGTCGCCGACGGCGAGGAGGTTGAGTAGTTTTCCGCCGCCGCTCATGATGGCGATGGAGATGAGGATGGGGGCGGCGGCCAGGGCGATGTTGTTCCACCCGGAGGTGAGTAGGTGGCCGAGCATCCAGGAGTAGACGGATTTGAGGGTGTCGGCGTTGGCTTGTTGGAGGTAGGTTTGGGCGGCGCCGAACAGGGAGCCGGTGGCGACGCCGGCGAGGATGATGGTGGCGGGGTTGGTGTTGTGCCCGATGCCGCGGCTGACGATGAGGGTGAGGCCGACGGCGATGAGGGCGCCGATAAATGCTGCGGGGGTGGCGGCCCCGAGGGCGCCGGCGCCGCCGAGGGCGGCGAGGATGGTGACGGCGAGTCCTGCGCCGCTGGAGATGCCGAGGAGGTAGGGGTCGGCTAGTGGGTTGTTGAGGCAGCCTTGGTAGGTGGTGCCGGCGGCGGCGAGGGCGGCGCCGACGAGGGCGCCGAGGATGATGCGGGGGAGGCGCAGTTGGGTGAACACCACCAGGGCTTGGTTGTCCCAGTCCAGGCTTGTCAGGTCGTGGAGGTGGATGGGGTAGGCGCCGGTGGCGGCGGAGATCCACATCGCCACGATGAGGAGCACCGTGGCGATGCCGAGGTGGATGGTTGTGCGCATTTAGTGGGCGGTGGCGGTGGCGGGCAGGGTGGTGAGGTCGTGGGCGATGGCTTCGACCAGGTCGGCGATGCGGGGGCTCCAGCGGGATGCGATGTCGACGTTGAGGGGGTAGATGGCGTGGTTGGTGACGGCGGGGATGGTGTTCCAGCCGGGCCGGGCGGCGACGTCTGCGGCGGTGACTCCGCCGGCGCCTTCACTGTCGGCGAGGAAGATGATGTCGGGGTTGGCGGCGATGATGGCTTCGGGGCTGAGTTGCGGGTAGTCGCTGCCGTCGGCGGGGGCGATGGAGGTCATGCCGAACAGGCTGTAGACGTTGCCGAGGAAGGTGTGGTCGGTGATGGTGTAGAAGGTGGGGTCGACCTCGTGGTAGTACTTCAGGCCGTTGCCTTTTTCACCCGCGGTGGCGGTGGCTTTGTCGATGCGGGTTTGGGTGTCGGCGACGACGGCGGCGGCGTCGGCGACGTGGTTGGTCAGGGCGCCGAGTTGTTCGATTTGGGTGTAGGCGTCGGCGATGGTGTCGGCGGCGGGCATGACGATCACGGGTACGCCGACGGTGTTGAGGGCTTTTTCGAAGTCTGGGTTGGGGGTGGAGGTGACGACGAGGTCGGGTTTGAAGGTGAGGACTTCTTCGGCGGAGGGTTGGAAGCCGGAGAGTTCGGTGGTGGGTGCTTGGGGTGGGTAGGTGGAGTAGCTGTCGGCGGCGACGATGAGGTCGCCGGCGCCGACGGCGAAGAGGTCTTCGGTGGCGGTGGGGGATAGGGAGACGATTTTGGTGGGGGCTTTGTCGATGGTGACTTCCCCGATGGTCAGGGGCCAGTGGGTGGTGTCACCGTTGGTGTCGCCGGTGGTGGTGCCGCTGGTGTCGGTGTTGGTGGTGCTGCAGCCGCTGAGGGCGAGGGCGGCGGCGCTGAGCAGGGCGAGGATTTTACGCATGGGTGTGTCCTGGGTGTGTGCTGGGTGTTTGGGGTGGGCGACAGTGGGCGGCACAGGGCTGTCGCGATGGTTGTGTTTTTCTATTGTAGGAGTCGTGTGGGCGGTTGTATGGGGGTGTGGGGTGTGTGGGGTGGGGGTGGGTTACGATGTGCCCATGCTTCCCCGCTCGCGGCTTGCGCCGATTGCTTTGGTTGGTCTGGGTGCTTTGTTGCTCAGTGTTGGTTTTGTGCTGCCGATGTTTTTTCCGGCGGATAATCGTTTGCCTGCCGATCTGCATGGGTGGACGTATCGCTTGACGGATCCTCATGCCCAGGTGGGGGATGAGCAGCAGGGGGTGTACCGGCAGGTGCATGTGGATTTCACGCCCTCGGATGATGATGAGGTGTTGGCGCGGGTGGGGTCGGCGACGATGCGGATGGGCGATGGTCCGGAGTTGGAGCGGTTGTTGGATGCGGAGGTGGTGTCGTTTCGGATGGATCGTTTGTCGGGGGAGGCGGTTGGTTCGGCGACGTGGGCGACGGATTTGGCCTCACCGCCGCGGCAGCAGGGTATGGGGGGTTTGTGGTTGAAGTTTCCGGCGGATACCCAGCCGCGTTCTTATGGGGTGTTTGATCCGGTGACCCATCAGGCGATCTTGGCGCGTTTTGTGGGGGAGGACAATGTGAATGGGCGTCGGGTGTATTCGTTTGTGCAGACGGTGCCGAATACGGTGGTGGTGGCGCCGCCGGAAAAGGAGCCGTCGAGTGGTTTGGGGCCGCGCCCGGAGGTGTTGTTGGATCCTGCCGGCGATGCGGTGCAGGGAGTGATTGCTTCTGGCGCGCCGGTGGAGCGCTATCAGGCGACGCGCGAGCTGGAGGTGGACGCGGCTACTGGGGTGATTGTGGATATGCGGGTGCGCGCAAACAATTGGTTAGAGATGCCTGATGGTTCGCGGCAGCCGTTGTTGGCGTTCCAGGGTGGTTTTAGTGATGAGGATCGGGAGGCGATGTGGGATGTGGTGCGTCGTTTCCCGAGCACGACGGTGATTGATGATTCTTCGATCGTGCTGTTGGTTTTGGGTTCGTTGTCGCTGGTGGTGGGGGCGGCGACGACGGTGGTGGGGTTGCGTCGCCCGCGTTGGGGGCGCCGTGGGTGAGTGCCGTGGGTGAGTGAGCTGGTGGCCTGCCGGTGGCAGCCGGTGGGTTTGTGCGCGCTGTTTCTAGGGAAAAGGGCTGGACAAATGAGGGGTTGTCCTATAGCCTTAAACGTTGCGCTGGAATCTCTTGACCTGCGCGCACCATAGTTTTCTGCTGCTGCGCTCTAAAAGCGTCCCCCGAAACGCCTGTTCGGGACCATTTTTTGCACATGTTTTGTGTGGATGGTGGCCCGTGAAGCGTGTTGTTTCGAGTTGACCATACACCGCCCGTTTGGGGTTGGTGGTGATTGCCTCGCCGTGTGCGAGTGTTGTCTGTTGTGGTTGGTGACGCTGTTATGGCCCGCTGTACGCGTGTTACAGCAGCTTGGCTTATGGAGCGTGGCAGATCCGGGGGTTTCTTAAGGCAGAAACTAAAGCAGAAAAAACTTAGCGGACCCGGTGATCATATGGTGGATCATCGACCGCGTGAGGTGCTGGAAGGACGCATCTTGGCAGTCTCCCGCCAGACCAAGTCTCAGGCCGATATTCCCGGGGCTCCCGAACGTTATTCGTTCGCCAAAATTACCGAACCGATCGAGGTGCCGGGTCTTCTTGACCTGCAGCTCGATTCTTTCGCATGGCTCGTTGGCACGCCTGAGTGGCGTGAACGCATGCAGGAGGAGTCCGGTTCGGATGAGCCCGTAACCAGTGGCCTGGAGGACATTCTCTCTGAACTGTCCCCGATTCAGGACTACTCGGGCAACATGTCCCTGTCTTTGTCCGAGCCTCGTTTCGAGGACGTCAAAAACACTATTGATGAGTGTAAAGACAAGGACATCAACTACTCCGCCCCGCTGTATGTGACGGCTGAGTTCATTAATAACGAAACCAAGGAAAT encodes the following:
- a CDS encoding bifunctional alpha/beta hydrolase/OsmC family protein; the protein is MATTTVEIPTRDGNTLAAYLELPDTAPTSWAVFAHCFACSAKSPAATRISRRLAQHGFGVLRFDFAGLGGSEGDFKDTTFHTNRTNLQDAISWLGKNHGQPELLIGHSLGGAAALATAGSVEGLKAVVSIAAPYEPGHVTKLFADDIQTIRDNGESDVKIGGKTVTISQDFLDDICGTPQKQRIENLPVPVLVMHSPIDELVDIHNAQGIYRAAPMPKSFIALDDADHLLTKRGHAAYAADVIATWASRYIEIPEDEDNEIDHPTDGVTAIMEDASDFATTIATSTHSFILDEPTSVPGAKDLGPNPFDMMLAGLAGCTSMTMRMYARRKGFELGDTRVNVTVDTKPGNTTFTRTITFADHLDDAQREKLLTIADKCPVHKAMEAHVEIDTIAD
- a CDS encoding ABC transporter substrate-binding protein, producing the protein MRKILALLSAAALALSGCSTTNTDTSGTTTGDTNGDTTHWPLTIGEVTIDKAPTKIVSLSPTATEDLFAVGAGDLIVAADSYSTYPPQAPTTELSGFQPSAEEVLTFKPDLVVTSTPNPDFEKALNTVGVPVIVMPAADTIADAYTQIEQLGALTNHVADAAAVVADTQTRIDKATATAGEKGNGLKYYHEVDPTFYTITDHTFLGNVYSLFGMTSIAPADGSDYPQLSPEAIIAANPDIIFLADSEGAGGVTAADVAARPGWNTIPAVTNHAIYPLNVDIASRWSPRIADLVEAIAHDLTTLPATATAH
- a CDS encoding ABC transporter ATP-binding protein, which produces MITTRNLATRHLTGINLDIPTGSWHMLIGPNGAGKTTLLKALAGLIPSTGELTVGDIDPRQAKRAKTAQSIALCPQRPQLPDGMSVRDYVLLGRTPHLKLLANPSHTDHRIVDDILHQLGLNTLATKNITHISGGELQRATLGRALATQAPVLLLDEPTSALDIGKAQQALSLIDDIRTTTGITVVAAIHDLTLAGQYGDHVWLIDNGEITNHGPAHTTLTAQQIKQTYDAHTTVVTTPEFAIIPTRHHNQH
- a CDS encoding FecCD family ABC transporter permease codes for the protein MRTTIHLGIATVLLIVAMWISAATGAYPIHLHDLTSLDWDNQALVVFTQLRLPRIILGALVGAALAAAGTTYQGCLNNPLADPYLLGISSGAGLAVTILAALGGAGALGAATPAAFIGALIAVGLTLIVSRGIGHNTNPATIILAGVATGSLFGAAQTYLQQANADTLKSVYSWMLGHLLTSGWNNIALAAAPILISIAIMSGGGKLLNLLAVGDEEATSLGVNPAHIRAALLAAATLATATAVAHSGLIGFVGIIIPHAIRRAITTDYRLLIPLSAIYGATFLVATDVLARTLLSPAELPIGVITAFIGAPFFMLLLARKNT
- a CDS encoding DUF3068 domain-containing protein, coding for MLPRSRLAPIALVGLGALLLSVGFVLPMFFPADNRLPADLHGWTYRLTDPHAQVGDEQQGVYRQVHVDFTPSDDDEVLARVGSATMRMGDGPELERLLDAEVVSFRMDRLSGEAVGSATWATDLASPPRQQGMGGLWLKFPADTQPRSYGVFDPVTHQAILARFVGEDNVNGRRVYSFVQTVPNTVVVAPPEKEPSSGLGPRPEVLLDPAGDAVQGVIASGAPVERYQATRELEVDAATGVIVDMRVRANNWLEMPDGSRQPLLAFQGGFSDEDREAMWDVVRRFPSTTVIDDSSIVLLVLGSLSLVVGAATTVVGLRRPRWGRRG